In one window of Fusobacteria bacterium ZRK30 DNA:
- the aroQ gene encoding type II 3-dehydroquinate dehydratase yields MKILVINGPNINMLGIREKNIYGNLSYPKLVEMIEEKSKKLKIQVECFQNNIEGEIINKIQSGYGVYHGIIINPAAYTHYSIAILDAIKSVSIPTIEVHLSNIHSREEFRHRSVTASACVGQISGFGPHGYLMALDYFSKTGVIDEEICN; encoded by the coding sequence ATGAAAATTTTGGTTATAAATGGTCCCAATATAAATATGTTGGGCATTAGAGAGAAAAATATATATGGGAATCTGTCATATCCTAAATTAGTAGAGATGATAGAAGAAAAATCTAAAAAATTAAAGATACAAGTTGAGTGTTTTCAAAATAATATTGAGGGTGAAATAATCAATAAAATTCAAAGTGGATATGGTGTATACCATGGGATTATAATAAATCCAGCAGCATATACCCACTATAGTATTGCTATCTTAGATGCAATAAAATCGGTATCAATACCAACGATAGAAGTCCACCTAAGCAATATTCACTCTAGGGAAGAATTCAGACATCGTTCTGTTACAGCTTCTGCGTGTGTAGGCCAGATATCTGGATTTGGCCCCCATGGTTACCTCATGGCATTGGATTATTTCAGTAAGACAGGAGTTATTGATGAAGAAATTTGTAATTAA